A window from Fragaria vesca subsp. vesca linkage group LG5, FraVesHawaii_1.0, whole genome shotgun sequence encodes these proteins:
- the LOC101291436 gene encoding BEL1-like homeodomain protein 4-like — protein sequence MGIATVQPLSPIFFSSKGTQNNSISVSEKYSSSGNSMSQDYHQSIYSFPNGFERSAMTTHQEQQQQQQHLAQQIRREKLRVQGFEPPPPPLVGGLDEEESGGLNPVYETAGMLSEMFNYPAGVAPPAELLEHPMAASYRMARPHQHQSAAAEWYGSRQNMVGGLGPLGDSNKNQSGRDNIAAHQHQISTINADSAAAMQLFLMNPQPRSPSPPPHSTSSSTLHMLLPNPSSTTFPGAGGGGGGGGAFGQFSWVSPDSHGHEGGSTTGPAHQLNTSSINPSDHHQQGLSLSLSTSLQHLEAAKAEELRMGDNSGLLYYNNPEGSSSSAHFNQYKNLVGHQSQQVHVGFGSSSFGVVNVLRNSKYVKAAQELLEEFCSVGRGQLKKNKLGRQSSSVNPSSNPAGTSGGGASSSSSKDAPPTLSAADRIEHQRRKVKLLSMLDEVDRRYNHYCEQMQMVVNAFDLVMGFGAAVPYTALAQKAMSRHFRCLKDAVTAQLKHSCELLGEKDGAGNSGITKGETPRLKMLEQSLRQQRAFHQMGMMEQEAWRPQRGLPERSVNILRAWLFEHFLHPYPSDADKHLLARQTGLSRNQVSNWFINARVRLWKPMVEEMYQQEANEEGGGAGGAAAAAVSVDQDQRTEQRYNQNNTGDHRAQNPTPPPTTTTTTTTAMSATTTTTTATRSDINASENDPSLLAMNRQRSFSENQSTTTPTTYPSINMSTSTTATAPVEQPVPYATTADDTCRRGSLDYGTAASGNASSSSAAAAGDHQSLHHHHAGSTLISFGAATTTAGDVSLTLGLRHAGGGNMPEKNTTSSFSIRDFGGC from the exons ATGGGAATAGCAACAGTACAACCACTCTCACCAATATTCTTCTCATCAAAGGGTACTCAGAATAATTCAATCTCAGTCTCGGAAAAGTACTCCAGTTCAGGTAACTCTATGTCCCAAGACTACCATCAAAGCATCTACAGCTTCCCCAATGGCTTTGAAAGATCAGCGATGACCACCCACCAAGAGCAGCAGCAGCAACAGCAGCACTTGGCCCAGCAGATCCGGAGGGAAAAGCTGAGGGTGCAAGGGTTCGAGCCACCTCCTCCGCCATTGGTCGGTGGGTTAGACGAGGAAGAATCCGGAGGACTCAATCCGGTGTATGAAACAGCCGGGATGTTATCAGAGATGTTCAATTATCCTGCAGGCGTCGCACCGCCTGCAGAACTGCTTGAACATCCGATGGCCGCCAGCTATCGGATGGCTCGGCCGCATCAGCATCAATCTGCTGCGGCCGAATGGTACGGAAGCAGACAGAACATGGTGGGCGGATTGGGTCCATTAGGGGATTCAAATAAGAATCAGAGTGGCCGTGACAACATAGCAGCTCATCAGCATCAGATTTCGACCATTAATGCGGATTCAGCTGCTGCCATGCAGCTTTTTCTAATGAATCCACAACCAAGATCGCCGTCTCCTCCACCTCACTCAACTTCTTCTTCTACTCTTCACATGTTGCTTCCTAATCCTTCATCCACTACTTTTCCTGGGGCAGGAGGGGGAGGAGGAGGAGGAGGGGCTTTTGGTCAATTCTCATGGGTGAGTCCTGATAGTCATGGCCATGAAGGCGGTTCCACAACTGGTCCAGCACACCAACTAAACACCAGCAGCATTAACCCTAGTGATCACCACCAACAAGGTCTTTCATTATCTTTATCAACTTCATTGCAACACTTAGAGGCGGCCAAAGCCGAAGAACTGCGAATGGGAGACAATTCCGGATTATTGTACTACAACAATCCGGAAGGGTCATCCAGCAGTGCACATTTTAACCAGTACAAGAATCTCGTCGGTCATCAAAGCCAGCAGGTTCATGTCGGGTTCGGGTCGTCGTCTTTCGGGGTTGTGAATGTGTTGAGGAATTCAAAGTATGTCAAGGCCGCCCAAGAATTGTTGGAAGAGTTTTGCAGTGTTGGTAGGGGTCAATTGAAGAAGAACAAATTAGGCCGACAGAGTAGCTCGGTAAACCCTAGCTCCAATCCAGCTGGCACCAGCGGCGGTGGCGCTTCTTCGTCTTCCTCAAAGGATGCTCCTCCGACTTTGTCAGCCGCTGATAGGATCGAACATCAGAGAAGGAAGGTCAAACTACTGTCCATGCTTGATGAG GTGGATCGAAGGTACAACCACTACTGCGAGCAAATGCAAATGGTGGTTAACGCATTTGATCTGGTGATGGGTTTCGGGGCGGCGGTGCCGTACACAGCCCTAGCTCAGAAGGCAATGTCGCGGCATTTCCGGTGCCTGAAAGACGCGGTAACAGCGCAGCTGAAGCACAGCTGTGAATTGCTGGGAGAGAAAGATGGTGCGGGGAACTCAGGTATAACGAAAGGAGAGACGCCGAGGCTGAAGATGCTAGAGCAAAGCCTGAGACAGCAAAGAGCATTTCATCAGATGGGGATGATGGAACAAGAAGCTTGGAGACCCCAAAGAGGCCTTCCCGAACGTTCTGTCAACATCTTGAGAGCCTGGCTTTTTGAGCATTTTCTCCACCC GTACCCAAGCGATGCAGATAAGCATCTGTTGGCACGACAGACTGGTCTCTCCAGAAACCAG GTCTCAAACTGGTTCATCAATGCTAGGGTTCGATTGTGGAAACCCATGGTGGAAGAGATGTACCAGCAAGAAGCCAATGAAGAAGGTGGTGGTGCAGGTGGTGCAGCAGCTGCTGCAGTCTCAGTAGATCAAGATCAAAGAACAGAACAACGCTACAACCAAAACAACACTGGTGACCACCGCGCACAGAATCCAACGCCTCCTCCCACAACAACAACAACAACGACAACTGCCATGTCAGCCACAACAACAACAACAACAGCTACAAGATCCGATATCAATGCGTCCGAAAACGACCCTTCACTCCTCGCAATGAATAGGCAACGATCCTTCTCGGAAAACCAATCCACTACTACTCCAACAACTTACCCCTCCATCAACATGTCCACCAGCACCACCGCCACCGCTCCGGTGGAGCAGCCTGTGCCCTACGCCACCACCGCTGACGACACGTGTCGCCGGGGCAGCTTGGACTACGGGACCGCCGCCTCGGGCAACGCATCATCATCATCAGCAGCAGCTGCAGGAGATCATCAAAGTCTTCATCATCATCATGCAGGCTCTACGCTTATATCGTTCGGGGCCGCCACCACCACGGCGGGTGACGTGTCTCTCACTCTAGGGCTTCGCCACGCCGGAGGAGGAAACATGCCGGAGAAGAACACTACTTCTTCCTTCTCCATTAGAGACTTCGGGGGCTGTTAA